CACCAGCAGTAAGCCAAGCGGCGCTAAAATCTATGAAAGCAACCATTAGGCAATGGAATATAAGAAATAGAACAGATTTAGAACTTGGAGATATAGCCAGAATGTATAATCCAGTTATCAGAGGATGGCTGGCATACTATGGGAAATATTCTCCATCAGCTCTATACCAATTCTGCAGACATTTTAATAAGACACTAGTGGCTTGGGGTATGCGTAAATACAAGGAACTTGCAGGTCATAAAACAAGAACGACTATCTTTATAGGAAAGATAGTAAAGAAAACCCCAGAGTTATTTGTACACTGGGATAAAGG
This genomic interval from Neochlamydia sp. AcF84 contains the following:
- a CDS encoding group II intron maturase-specific domain-containing protein; translation: PAVSQAALKSMKATIRQWNIRNRTDLELGDIARMYNPVIRGWLAYYGKYSPSALYQFCRHFNKTLVAWGMRKYKELAGHKTRTTIFIGKIVKKTPELFVHWDKGMIGAFA